A stretch of the Desulforamulus ferrireducens genome encodes the following:
- the malQ gene encoding 4-alpha-glucanotransferase, whose amino-acid sequence MIFDRASGILLHPTSLPSRYGIGDLGPEAYAFVDFLTSSGQKLWQVLPLNPPGYGDSPFQCYSAFAGNPLLISPDKLVEQGLLTREELMPVPPFPEDMVEFEQVQQYKDRLFRRAFQRWQTCPAGKEIQSLLANSHWLPDYALFMALKQHFQGLPWNEWDTALALRDERALDQYRHLLKEEIAYQTFLQETFFQQWLALKSYANHRGIKIIGDLPIFVSYDSSDAWANPHLFELDEQGKPAKVAGVPPDYFSETGQLWGNPHYKWQEMAKDNYSWWRKRFQVLLQTVDIVRIDHFRGFEAYWEIPAGESTAINGRWVKGPGEKFFAAIIQALGDIPVIAEDLGIITPQVVALKEKFKFPGMKILHFNLHRGEKEEFLPENYETNAVVYTGTHDNDTTVGWYKKLLPADKEFLASYLRLKPATEVEEICWRLIEVAMQSKANTAIIPLQDVLCLDSEARMNYPGTVGGNWQWRFRKGMLTKDIEQKLLALTKAAGR is encoded by the coding sequence ATGATTTTCGACAGGGCCAGCGGCATACTACTACATCCAACCTCACTGCCCTCCCGCTACGGCATTGGGGATTTAGGGCCGGAAGCCTATGCCTTTGTGGATTTTTTAACAAGCAGTGGCCAAAAACTTTGGCAAGTACTGCCCCTTAATCCACCGGGTTATGGCGATTCACCCTTTCAATGCTACTCTGCCTTTGCGGGTAATCCGTTACTCATTAGTCCGGATAAACTTGTGGAACAAGGCCTGCTAACCAGGGAAGAGTTAATGCCTGTACCGCCCTTCCCGGAGGATATGGTTGAGTTTGAGCAAGTACAGCAGTATAAGGACAGACTTTTTCGTCGAGCCTTCCAGAGGTGGCAAACTTGCCCAGCCGGCAAAGAAATCCAGTCCTTGCTGGCAAATAGCCATTGGTTACCCGATTATGCTTTATTTATGGCCTTAAAACAACATTTTCAGGGTTTGCCTTGGAATGAGTGGGATACTGCCCTGGCCTTAAGGGATGAAAGGGCTTTGGACCAGTACCGCCATTTATTGAAGGAAGAAATAGCCTACCAAACTTTTCTGCAGGAGACTTTCTTTCAGCAATGGTTAGCACTAAAAAGCTATGCCAACCATAGAGGCATTAAGATTATCGGTGATTTGCCAATTTTTGTTTCTTATGACAGCAGTGATGCCTGGGCTAACCCTCATTTGTTTGAGCTGGATGAACAGGGAAAGCCAGCAAAAGTGGCGGGGGTACCGCCGGACTACTTTAGTGAAACTGGACAACTATGGGGCAACCCCCATTACAAATGGCAGGAGATGGCCAAGGATAACTACAGCTGGTGGCGAAAACGTTTTCAAGTCCTGCTACAAACGGTGGATATTGTTCGTATCGACCACTTCCGAGGCTTTGAGGCCTACTGGGAAATTCCCGCAGGGGAATCAACAGCCATTAACGGTCGCTGGGTCAAGGGACCAGGTGAAAAGTTTTTTGCTGCTATTATACAGGCTTTGGGAGACATCCCGGTGATTGCCGAGGACCTGGGGATTATCACACCGCAAGTGGTGGCTCTGAAGGAGAAATTTAAGTTCCCCGGTATGAAAATTCTTCATTTTAACTTACACCGGGGTGAAAAAGAGGAGTTCCTGCCGGAAAACTACGAAACTAACGCGGTGGTCTATACCGGCACCCATGATAACGATACTACTGTAGGCTGGTATAAAAAACTGCTGCCGGCGGATAAGGAATTTTTAGCCTCTTACCTCAGACTTAAGCCAGCAACAGAGGTAGAGGAGATTTGTTGGCGGCTCATCGAGGTGGCCATGCAAAGCAAAGCCAACACAGCCATCATTCCTTTGCAGGATGTGCTTTGTTTGGACAGCGAGGCACGGATGAATTACCCCGGCACCGTGGGTGGCAATTGGCAGTGGCGATTTCGCAAGGGCATGCTGACCAAGGACATTGAGCAGAAACTTTTGGCTTTAACCAAAGCCGCCGGAAGATAA
- the nadE gene encoding NAD(+) synthase yields the protein MKLKIALGQMDIIPGRPDINSQTMLQMIDQARAAACQMIIFPEMAIPGYLLGDTWEQTSFLRDCEAYGQDIIAAAQDIVVLFGNVAMDWQKKGDDGRVRKYNAFFVAQQGRLVGGDNFPYPFRIKTLLPNYREFDDDRHFFSLRKLAQELGQTPEDLLSPVIISINGQPLSLGCLLCEDGWGEDYSTKPITSLQQKGVQLFVNISSSPFTLGKNDKRNRVFAKQARQAQTPLIYVNNVGLQNNGKTIYTFDGASTVYNKKGEIIYYCSPAFRETLDILELDLATGGTELPPQEVYPDNGIDYIYQALVYGIQKFTSAIGMRKVVIGISGGIDSAVSACLYAQALGPNNLLLVNMPSRYNSETTKSLAYQLAKNLGCSYMVLPIQQAVDFTIQQIEGTPVENPSSGEKFQLQLTPFMTENIQARDRSSRVLAAVAAAFGGGFTCNANKAETTVGYSTLYGDQAGFLAAIADLWKYQVYQLAHYLNEEIYGREVIPQGIIDIVPSAELSFDQAVDEGKGDPIKYPYHDYLFRSFVQWWNKATPEDILHWYVEGTLEEKIGCAPGLVKQYFATDADFIKDLERWWNQFCGIGVAKRIQAPPILAVSRRAYGFDHREAQNGVYYTKKYRELKEQLLQKCSE from the coding sequence ATGAAGCTGAAAATTGCTCTGGGTCAAATGGATATCATCCCTGGCAGGCCAGATATAAACAGTCAAACTATGTTGCAAATGATTGATCAGGCTCGTGCAGCAGCCTGTCAGATGATTATCTTTCCGGAAATGGCCATTCCCGGCTATCTGCTTGGTGATACCTGGGAACAGACTTCTTTCCTGAGAGATTGTGAAGCCTATGGTCAGGATATCATTGCTGCCGCCCAGGATATTGTTGTACTCTTCGGTAATGTAGCTATGGACTGGCAGAAGAAAGGCGACGATGGCAGGGTTCGTAAATACAACGCTTTCTTTGTGGCACAGCAGGGTAGATTAGTAGGTGGAGATAACTTCCCTTATCCTTTCCGCATCAAAACTCTCCTGCCCAATTACCGTGAATTCGATGATGACCGTCACTTCTTTAGTCTGCGTAAACTGGCTCAGGAATTGGGACAAACCCCCGAAGATTTATTAAGTCCGGTAATTATCTCCATCAATGGACAACCCCTTAGCCTGGGGTGCCTACTCTGTGAAGATGGCTGGGGAGAAGATTACTCCACCAAGCCAATAACCTCCCTGCAACAAAAGGGTGTGCAGCTATTTGTTAATATTTCCAGCTCTCCCTTTACCCTGGGTAAGAATGATAAACGCAACAGGGTCTTTGCTAAACAAGCCCGCCAAGCACAAACACCCCTGATCTATGTGAATAATGTCGGTCTCCAAAATAACGGCAAGACCATCTATACCTTTGACGGCGCAAGCACGGTCTATAATAAAAAGGGAGAAATCATTTATTATTGCAGCCCAGCCTTTCGGGAGACCCTGGACATTCTGGAACTGGATTTAGCTACCGGTGGCACCGAGCTGCCTCCCCAGGAAGTCTACCCTGATAACGGTATAGATTATATCTACCAGGCCCTGGTTTACGGCATTCAAAAATTCACTTCTGCCATTGGTATGAGAAAGGTTGTCATTGGCATCTCCGGAGGAATTGATTCTGCTGTCTCCGCCTGTTTATACGCCCAAGCCCTGGGTCCGAATAATTTGCTGCTGGTAAATATGCCCAGCCGCTATAACTCTGAAACAACCAAGAGCTTAGCCTACCAATTGGCCAAAAATTTGGGCTGTTCCTATATGGTGCTACCCATTCAACAAGCGGTGGACTTCACCATTCAACAAATTGAAGGTACACCGGTGGAAAATCCCAGCAGCGGAGAAAAGTTTCAGCTGCAACTCACTCCCTTTATGACAGAAAATATCCAAGCCCGGGATCGTTCCTCCCGCGTGTTAGCGGCAGTGGCGGCAGCCTTCGGCGGCGGTTTTACCTGCAATGCCAATAAGGCAGAAACCACCGTGGGTTATTCTACTTTATACGGAGACCAAGCCGGTTTTCTGGCTGCCATTGCCGACCTTTGGAAGTACCAGGTATACCAGCTAGCCCACTACCTCAATGAGGAAATCTATGGTCGTGAGGTCATTCCCCAGGGCATTATAGATATTGTCCCCAGTGCGGAACTTAGTTTTGACCAGGCGGTGGACGAGGGTAAGGGTGACCCCATTAAATACCCCTATCACGATTATCTCTTTCGCTCCTTTGTCCAGTGGTGGAATAAAGCTACCCCGGAGGATATCCTGCACTGGTATGTAGAGGGTACCCTGGAGGAAAAAATAGGCTGTGCCCCCGGTTTGGTTAAACAATATTTTGCCACAGACGCCGATTTTATTAAGGATTTGGAACGTTGGTGGAATCAATTTTGCGGCATTGGTGTGGCAAAAAGAATCCAGGCCCCACCCATTTTGGCCGTCAGTCGCCGGGCCTATGGTTTTGACCATCGGGAAGCCCAGAATGGAGTCTATTACACCAAAAAATATCGAGAACTTAAGGAACAACTGCTGCAAAAATGTTCGGAGTAG
- a CDS encoding BglII/BstYI family type II restriction endonuclease yields MRLTLREISYRSASEFLDDTALRNEINQILLHPDTDLSSLSRVQFNHILMNRFKESGWQSYPSLFHEPVNPFAKIELIKEDIGLEIGFRHASHIGHNLLKFQLSAAHNSDTIKVGIFVVTTTNFQKQMKMQFNQNWSGSMNYEKVERYLRNFKRTFVMPICLIGIDVA; encoded by the coding sequence ATGAGATTAACTTTAAGAGAAATTTCCTACCGATCGGCCAGCGAGTTTTTAGACGATACTGCCCTAAGGAATGAAATCAACCAGATTTTATTGCACCCCGATACAGACTTGTCCAGTTTATCCCGTGTTCAATTTAACCACATATTAATGAATAGGTTTAAAGAAAGTGGTTGGCAAAGCTATCCCTCACTATTTCATGAACCAGTCAACCCCTTTGCCAAAATTGAACTTATTAAAGAAGATATAGGTTTGGAGATTGGCTTTCGCCATGCCTCACATATTGGCCATAATCTGCTAAAATTCCAGTTGTCCGCCGCCCATAATTCGGATACAATCAAGGTGGGCATTTTTGTAGTAACCACCACTAACTTCCAGAAACAAATGAAAATGCAGTTTAATCAAAACTGGTCAGGCTCCATGAATTACGAAAAAGTGGAGCGCTATCTGCGCAACTTTAAACGCACTTTTGTGATGCCAATTTGTTTAATAGGTATCGACGTAGCCTAA
- a CDS encoding YhcN/YlaJ family sporulation lipoprotein codes for MKLCKSMVAIMLIFILALSVGCQPQKKPQQEQRGKPKPVVIERDLAAQAKEAAKSVEGVEEVTAVVVDHNISAAIKVTGFKRLQLGAIKREVDKRISLLDPEGDYKVYVTADKKLFKQLQEIEKQIEENNIKDEQSLKQQVEKINDAMKG; via the coding sequence ATGAAATTGTGCAAATCTATGGTAGCCATCATGCTTATATTTATCTTAGCCCTCAGCGTTGGTTGCCAACCGCAAAAGAAACCACAGCAAGAGCAACGCGGCAAGCCTAAGCCTGTGGTCATCGAAAGGGATTTAGCAGCTCAAGCGAAAGAAGCAGCCAAATCGGTGGAAGGTGTGGAGGAAGTTACCGCCGTGGTTGTCGACCATAATATCTCCGCCGCTATTAAAGTAACCGGTTTTAAAAGATTACAATTGGGCGCCATCAAAAGAGAGGTGGATAAAAGAATCTCTTTGCTGGACCCCGAGGGAGACTACAAAGTTTATGTGACTGCGGATAAGAAACTTTTCAAACAGCTCCAAGAGATTGAAAAGCAAATTGAAGAAAATAATATCAAGGATGAGCAATCCCTAAAACAACAGGTGGAGAAAATAAATGACGCTATGAAAGGCTAA
- the spoVAE gene encoding stage V sporulation protein AE, which produces MEGYFWAFVVGGLICVIGQLLMDVGKLTPAHTMSLLVVAGAVLDGLGLYEPLIDFAGAGATVPITSFGNALVHGAMAEAQSTGLVGIITGIFEVTSAGISAAIIFGFFASLIAKPKG; this is translated from the coding sequence ATGGAAGGATATTTTTGGGCTTTTGTGGTGGGGGGACTCATCTGTGTGATTGGGCAATTACTAATGGATGTGGGGAAGCTAACCCCTGCCCATACCATGAGTTTGTTAGTGGTGGCGGGAGCTGTTTTAGACGGGCTGGGTTTATACGAACCACTCATTGATTTTGCCGGTGCCGGCGCCACAGTACCAATCACCAGTTTTGGCAACGCTCTGGTTCATGGTGCCATGGCAGAGGCCCAAAGCACCGGCCTGGTGGGTATTATAACAGGCATATTTGAAGTGACCAGTGCCGGTATTTCTGCCGCCATTATCTTTGGCTTTTTTGCCTCTTTAATAGCAAAGCCCAAAGGGTAA
- the spoVAD gene encoding stage V sporulation protein AD, translating to MLKGHQTWVFPSKPTILATGTVVGPFEGKGPLAEDFDLIHGDLWMGQDSFEKAEQKMLEEACEIAIRKAGLQKQDIQFFLGGDLLNQIISASFAARTLAIPYLGLFGACSTSMEGLALGALMLENKAARYLLCGTASHNAAVEKQFRYPTEYGSQKPPTAQWTVTGAGIALLGTKGKGPRVTSATIGRVVDMGISDPFNMGAAMAPAAVDTITAHFRDLGVSAQDYDLIATGDLGRVGHKIASDLLIKHNLAIPENIFTDCGMLIYHPDQPVQAGGSGCGCSAVVSFGHIFNRMKKGELKKVLLIATGALLSPLSYQQKESIPCIAHAVAIEHIQ from the coding sequence ATGCTTAAAGGCCATCAAACCTGGGTCTTCCCCTCTAAACCCACCATCCTAGCCACCGGCACGGTGGTGGGACCCTTCGAAGGCAAGGGCCCCCTGGCAGAAGACTTTGATCTCATCCACGGCGACCTCTGGATGGGTCAGGATAGTTTTGAGAAGGCTGAGCAAAAGATGCTGGAAGAAGCCTGCGAAATTGCCATTCGTAAGGCGGGCTTGCAGAAACAAGATATTCAGTTTTTCCTCGGTGGTGATTTATTAAACCAAATTATTTCCGCCAGTTTTGCCGCCAGAACCTTGGCCATTCCCTACCTTGGTCTCTTTGGGGCATGCTCCACTTCTATGGAGGGGTTGGCACTGGGAGCACTAATGTTGGAGAATAAAGCGGCTCGTTACCTCCTCTGTGGCACTGCCAGTCATAATGCAGCGGTGGAAAAACAATTTCGCTACCCCACCGAGTACGGTTCTCAAAAGCCCCCCACCGCCCAATGGACTGTTACCGGTGCGGGCATTGCTTTGTTGGGAACCAAAGGTAAGGGTCCTCGGGTGACCTCAGCCACCATTGGCAGAGTTGTTGATATGGGTATTAGCGATCCTTTTAACATGGGTGCCGCCATGGCACCTGCGGCAGTGGATACCATCACCGCTCATTTTCGTGATTTAGGTGTCTCTGCCCAGGATTATGATTTGATTGCCACCGGAGACTTGGGTAGGGTAGGTCATAAAATTGCCAGTGATCTATTAATTAAGCATAACCTGGCAATTCCTGAAAATATCTTTACCGATTGTGGTATGCTGATTTATCATCCCGACCAACCTGTACAGGCCGGTGGCAGTGGCTGTGGCTGTTCTGCGGTAGTGAGTTTTGGCCACATTTTCAATAGAATGAAAAAGGGTGAGCTAAAAAAGGTTTTACTGATAGCCACCGGAGCACTGCTGTCTCCCCTTTCCTATCAACAAAAGGAAAGTATTCCTTGCATCGCACATGCGGTGGCCATTGAGCACATACAATAG
- the spoVAC gene encoding stage V sporulation protein AC: MSNKKKKKLSPVQQEYQAFAKAREPKRPVLTNVLRAFLVGGFICLIGQGISDFFIWNFDFTEKTAGSPTVAVLIFISVVLTSLGVYDHIAQWAGAGTAVPVTGFANSLASAAIEHRTEGYVLGVGGNMFKLAGSVIVFGTVAAFVIALIKTLLGGTLHA; this comes from the coding sequence ATGTCTAATAAAAAGAAGAAAAAACTGTCACCGGTTCAGCAGGAATACCAGGCCTTTGCTAAAGCCCGGGAACCCAAACGTCCGGTGCTTACCAATGTACTGCGAGCTTTTTTAGTAGGTGGTTTTATTTGTCTCATCGGCCAGGGAATTTCTGATTTTTTTATCTGGAATTTTGACTTTACCGAAAAAACCGCAGGCAGTCCCACTGTGGCAGTATTGATTTTTATTTCCGTAGTACTAACCTCCTTGGGAGTTTACGATCACATTGCTCAGTGGGCGGGGGCAGGTACAGCCGTACCGGTAACAGGCTTTGCCAACTCTCTGGCCTCTGCAGCCATTGAACATCGTACCGAAGGGTATGTGTTAGGCGTAGGTGGTAATATGTTTAAACTGGCGGGCTCGGTCATTGTCTTTGGTACAGTGGCTGCCTTTGTGATAGCTTTGATCAAGACCCTTTTAGGAGGCACCTTACATGCTTAA
- a CDS encoding DUF421 domain-containing protein, whose protein sequence is MPEWYFTILRSLGIFVLTLLLVRLLGKRQTSQLTLFDLITAVVVGVTAAAISLNLLDNLANGVAALAVWTVLPILLSLLALKYKTLRDILQGKETVLINHGKVLEDKLMEARFTPEDLLSQLRRKSVFQVADVEFAMLEPNGDLSVLLKKDKQPVSANTLGLQVSQESVPQTVMLDGVIMDEPLTAMGLNRHWLHTELEKVGVAPENVFIAQVDSLGQLYLDTFNDALTIPQPKTKELAYATLKKCQADCELYALGTKQTAARKMYANCAKELDEIITDLKPLLKGGL, encoded by the coding sequence ATGCCGGAATGGTATTTTACTATACTTCGCTCCTTAGGGATTTTTGTCCTTACCCTTCTACTGGTGCGACTGCTGGGTAAACGTCAGACATCCCAACTTACTCTTTTTGATTTAATTACGGCGGTGGTTGTGGGGGTAACAGCAGCAGCTATTTCCCTGAACCTGCTGGACAACCTGGCAAACGGAGTGGCTGCTCTGGCGGTTTGGACGGTTTTGCCCATTTTATTGTCCTTACTGGCTCTCAAATACAAGACCCTGCGGGATATTCTGCAGGGCAAGGAAACTGTACTCATCAATCATGGTAAAGTTCTGGAAGACAAACTTATGGAAGCCCGCTTTACCCCGGAGGATTTATTAAGTCAATTACGGCGGAAAAGTGTTTTTCAAGTGGCAGACGTGGAATTTGCCATGTTAGAGCCCAATGGGGATTTAAGTGTCCTGCTAAAAAAAGATAAGCAACCGGTTTCAGCCAACACCTTGGGTCTTCAAGTAAGCCAGGAAAGCGTACCCCAAACGGTCATGTTAGACGGGGTAATAATGGACGAACCCCTCACCGCCATGGGCTTAAACCGCCATTGGCTGCACACTGAATTAGAAAAGGTCGGCGTAGCACCGGAGAACGTCTTTATTGCCCAGGTGGATTCCTTGGGGCAATTATATCTGGACACCTTTAACGATGCTTTGACCATACCCCAACCCAAAACCAAAGAGCTGGCCTATGCTACCCTAAAAAAATGCCAGGCAGATTGTGAGCTGTATGCCTTAGGAACCAAGCAGACAGCTGCTCGGAAAATGTATGCCAACTGTGCTAAAGAACTGGATGAAATAATAACTGACTTAAAACCTTTGCTTAAAGGTGGGTTATAA
- a CDS encoding DUF1657 domain-containing protein — MAAQVKQTIASLKGTKATLEIFSNITQEQANRELLIKNTAKLSNIIVQLEQRVKTLEFEEPQYKGL; from the coding sequence GTGGCAGCTCAAGTTAAACAAACCATAGCCAGCCTTAAGGGAACCAAAGCTACCCTGGAAATCTTCTCTAATATTACGCAAGAACAAGCAAATCGGGAGTTGTTAATTAAAAACACTGCCAAACTCAGCAACATCATTGTTCAATTGGAACAGAGGGTTAAAACCTTAGAATTTGAAGAACCACAATATAAAGGCCTATAA
- a CDS encoding DUF1657 domain-containing protein yields MTVASQVKQTLAGLKSAQSSLELFALQTQNQQAKELFSQAAQQTQSIIDSLEPRIQQIEKEEPQYRGF; encoded by the coding sequence ATGACAGTTGCTTCTCAAGTTAAACAAACCCTGGCAGGCTTAAAAAGTGCCCAGTCCAGCTTGGAACTTTTTGCTCTGCAAACACAAAATCAGCAGGCTAAGGAGCTCTTTAGCCAGGCTGCTCAGCAAACCCAATCTATTATTGACAGTCTGGAACCCAGGATCCAACAGATAGAAAAAGAAGAACCCCAGTACCGAGGTTTCTAA
- a CDS encoding DUF421 domain-containing protein: MILNLIRTLVVFLLVVVALRLMGKRQIGKLQPYELVIIILIADLASIPMDDISIPLLSGVIPILTLVFIEVTISYFALKSERVRGLICSTPSILIKNGKIVEEELTRLRYNINDLLEQLRVKNVPNIADVEFAIMETSGEITVIPKSQKRPICPADLNIPTKYEGIPVTLIIDGYVFEQNLSKINLSKEWLKNELSKFGVQDMKQVLLASLDTEGNLFYQLKTQTV, translated from the coding sequence ATGATTTTAAATTTAATTCGTACTCTAGTGGTTTTTCTGCTGGTGGTAGTAGCCCTAAGGCTGATGGGAAAAAGGCAAATCGGCAAATTACAGCCCTATGAATTGGTAATTATTATCTTAATTGCAGACCTGGCATCAATTCCCATGGATGACATTAGCATACCCCTTTTAAGTGGTGTGATACCAATTCTTACCCTGGTTTTTATAGAAGTGACCATTTCCTATTTTGCTTTAAAGAGTGAACGTGTACGGGGGCTTATCTGCAGTACCCCCAGCATACTGATCAAAAACGGCAAAATTGTGGAAGAGGAGCTAACCAGGTTAAGGTACAATATCAATGATTTGTTGGAACAGTTAAGGGTGAAGAATGTTCCCAATATTGCCGATGTGGAATTTGCCATCATGGAAACCAGCGGCGAGATAACTGTAATTCCCAAGTCCCAAAAGCGTCCCATTTGCCCGGCGGATTTAAACATTCCCACCAAATATGAGGGAATACCCGTGACTTTAATTATCGATGGTTATGTTTTTGAACAAAATCTTAGCAAAATTAACTTAAGCAAAGAGTGGCTGAAGAATGAGTTGAGTAAATTTGGTGTTCAGGATATGAAGCAAGTATTATTGGCCAGTTTAGATACCGAAGGAAATTTATTTTACCAGCTGAAAACACAGACTGTTTAA
- a CDS encoding DUF4363 family protein, with protein MRLLLGLFIAMVLAITFGLWVNHALDQAAQELNVNIKQVSEKIHQANWSEAKQAVQQLEEEWQEIASWWPLVLDHQEIDNIEFALAKLKEYVAAEDSMMSQAQLAELKLMILHLPEKEALTIKNIL; from the coding sequence ATGCGTTTACTGCTAGGTCTATTTATAGCAATGGTTTTAGCTATAACCTTTGGCCTGTGGGTAAATCATGCCTTAGACCAGGCCGCCCAGGAACTTAACGTCAATATAAAACAGGTAAGTGAGAAAATACACCAGGCCAATTGGTCGGAGGCTAAGCAAGCGGTACAGCAGTTGGAAGAGGAGTGGCAAGAAATTGCTTCCTGGTGGCCGTTGGTGCTGGATCATCAAGAAATAGACAACATTGAATTTGCCCTGGCTAAGTTAAAGGAATATGTTGCCGCCGAAGATAGCATGATGTCCCAGGCCCAATTAGCCGAACTAAAATTAATGATCCTGCACTTACCGGAAAAGGAAGCCCTAACTATAAAAAATATTCTCTAA
- a CDS encoding nucleotide triphosphate diphosphatase NUDT15, translating to MPNEPVQNIKFSIRVMIENKLGQVLLGLKRKGYHANHWIFPGGQLDYGETVAQCGTREVWEETNLRVKVEGLIDIVSETTANKHVVFINLLAKGEGQPVITEPHEIVEWRWIDINQLPDNTSLSVRSVIHKYQRGQLVIPL from the coding sequence TTGCCAAATGAACCGGTCCAAAATATCAAGTTTTCCATTCGTGTAATGATAGAGAATAAACTGGGACAAGTATTGTTAGGTTTAAAAAGAAAGGGCTACCATGCCAACCACTGGATTTTTCCCGGCGGCCAATTGGATTATGGGGAGACCGTGGCCCAGTGCGGCACACGGGAGGTGTGGGAGGAAACCAACCTGCGGGTAAAAGTGGAAGGGTTAATTGATATTGTTTCTGAAACCACAGCCAATAAGCACGTAGTGTTCATTAATTTGTTAGCTAAAGGAGAAGGACAACCGGTAATAACAGAACCCCATGAAATAGTTGAATGGAGATGGATAGATATTAACCAACTACCTGACAATACCTCTTTATCGGTGCGCAGTGTCATCCATAAGTATCAGAGGGGACAACTGGTTATTCCTTTATAG